ACCTTGCTTGCCTGCCGGTTGACGGGTGGAGGACGGGGATGGGCGCTTTGGTGTCTTCGATCTTCCCTAGGGAAGGGTTCGGAGGGAGGGTGCCGGCCGCAACCTGACCTGTGCCCTGCAGCCTGAAgacgaggaggaggaagagccgGCGCTGGAGGAGCTGGAGCAGCGCGaggtgctggtgctggggctgGATGGCTCGGGGAAGAGCACGTTCCTGCGCGTGCTGTCCGGGAAGCCGCCGCTGGAAGGCCACATCCCCACCTGGGGCTTCAACTCTGCGCGGCTGCCCACCAAAGACTTCGAGGTGGACCTGCTAGAGAGTGAGcagacccccccacacacacataccttcTCCCCGTCACCTCAGTTGGACCCAAGCCGGGGATTTTTGCCTGGGGGTGGCTCCAGCACGTATATCTAAGCAGGACACGACCCTGTATGACATTCTTCCCCTGCTTCTCTGGGCACAGGATACAGTTCAAGCTCTGTATTTTGGCATGATGGGCCATTCATGATCGGGCAGTTCCAACTTGGTCACTGACTGTCCCTCACCCCAACTGAAGCTCCTATGCCTAACACTGAGATGCCAAAAGCCACAGTTTCCTGTATGCCAAGCACTTGACAGGCATTACTTAATAAAATTCTCCCAACAACTCCCAAAACACTGGAAACAGTTGTTACCCTTGTTACATACATGAGGAAAGGGAAGCCCAGcaagttaaataatttatcctGGCTCACCTAGCTTGGCAGTCTGCTAATGCAGACTCTCTGGCTATAGGCTCTCAATTTTAAGCACCATGACACATTGCTTGTTTCTGAAGGGtacttgctgttttcttttttcttttcttttcttttcttttttttttttttttttgtcctgtgcTTGCACTGTTCCCTCAGTCTGGAaagccctttttctttttttctttttttaaagattgtatttatttattcatgagacacacagagagagacagaggcagagggagaagcaggctccctgatgccaGGACCCTTGGATtacgacctgacccaaaggcagatgctcaaccactgagccaccctggtgttcCTGGAAAGCCCTTTTTCCCCTGATAAACTACTACATCTCCTTCAAGATTTAGGTGAGggtcacatgggtggctcagccagtagagcatcaacctggtctcagggtcatgagttcaagccccacattgggtgtggagcctactgaaaaaaataatgactcttttaaaaaaaatttaggtcaAACAATATTCctgtgaagccttctctgactccCAGGTTAGTCTAACGGCTCTTCCTCTGAGCTGATATTTGCCTCTTACCAGCCTATGCCCTGACTAGCAAGCACTTGGGACACAGATGAGTCTGATCCAGCTCTGGCCCCTGGGGCCCTGCTTCAAGCAGGTAACTGGAAGAGCTTGTTGAGTGAGTGATCAGAGaggttctgggcagcccctgtcTTCAGTGTTAGTCTTCTTGAGATTCCAGGAGAGATTGGGTCTATTGAGAGGACAGCAGTACTTAGTGACCTATGTCCCAACCACAGACTTGGTGGGAGAGCTAAGTGGACTTCCTGCCAGCCAAAGGGCTCAGACCATAAAGACTGGTTGAGTTTAGTTAAGTGCTCGGTCGTGGGATCAGATTCTGAGGGTCTGCCTACATCTTTCCTTCCTGATTGTGGCAAATATTGATATTCACCTGGAATCTGGCCCAGGTGAATATCCCATTGGGATCTCCCTTTCTTGTGCCAGGGACACAGAAGGGTCAAGTGGGCACTTGACACCCACTCTGGTAGACAGTACCCCACAACCCCCAGCCTTGGGAGAAAAGTTTGGTGTTTTTATATTACCCAAGAATCTGACTGGTTGCAATCCAGGTTCTATAAGGTCACtcctggattcaaacccagatttcCCATTCAAGTCCTGGAACTTTCCCTTCCCACAACTCCCTTGGTAATGGTCTACAGTGCCTGGACTGGAGCCCAGCCAAGAATGAGCCCTTTGTGGATCTTTCATGACtgccccccactccacccccacccttgcCCCACCACTTCCTATATCCTATCCATTTTATTAGCTAGttctttcagctttattttccAATAGATTCTACATCTGTCTACTCCCTACTTCCGCCACTGAGTGCTTGGTCTGAGCCACCATCATCTCAGTACTATAACAGCCTCTTTGCTGGTCTGCCTGCTTTCACTTCTGTCCCCAGTGTCAGCCAGCAGTATCTTTCAGAAACCCATGTCACTCTTGTGTAAAACCTGCAAGGGGATCCCTCACAGCCTCACTGTAGCCTGACAGCTCCTGTGTGGTCAAGCCCTGAGCAACCTTTTTGGCTGTGGCGTCTTCTTCTCTCTGGCGCTGCCTTGGCCACCCTGGTAGCCTTCTGCAGATTTCTCAAACACATTGagcttgctcttccctctgcttacaGTGCTTTCCTCTGCGTCTTCCCTTAGCTAGTGCCTTCTCATTATCTCAGACTCAGCTCACATGCTGCCTCCTCAAGGGAGACCTTCCCAGACCACCCAATCCAAAGCCACCCCcagccattttcatttttctcttatttccttcctctctgaaATGTGCTTATGTGCTATTGCTGTGTCTATCTTGGTTACAGAgtgagctccttgagagcagggccCTGTCTGCCTTGCTCAcctctgtatccccagcacccagatcaGTGCTTGGCAcctagtaagcactcagtaaatacttgttgagtgcctgctatgtgccaggcattgtgctgaggGCTTTGGGGGGATCCAGATGTAAAGAGCTGACTCAAAGGGCTTAGAGTCCAGTGTCAGAAGTATATCCAAAAACACTAGGATGCAGCGTGGTTAATAGAGGCtgtgcagaggggcagagaggaacaAGAAAGCAACCCAAGTTGGCAGCACCACAGGGGTGGCCATGTGGTGGCAAGACTGGTGGCAAGACTGAGCATGCTGtttgtgaagaaagaaaatggggtgACCAAACTGAACAAGAGACATTGAATGGAGAATGGCTGTGCACAGGCTGGGCAGGGAGTCCTGGCTTTGACAACACCATCACTGTCCTGGGAGAAAGCTAGGaagcttttttttcctgctttggcAGGAAGCAGTCCAGGAAAAAGAACCAgagtatgatttatttttttatttattttgctttttaattttttaaaaagattttatttttattttttcatgagagacagagagagagagacataggctccatgccaggagccctagCATGGGCTCCTGGAGATTTGAgacttgatcccgtgactccatgatcacgccctgggctgcaggcagacgcttaaccactgagccccccaggcattccCAGAGAGTACAATTTAATGAGTACCTTGTATGCTAATCTATGAAAGGTGCATTGTGTATGGTATCTTTTGGTTTTGCTGCAACCTGTTAGTAAGGTTTACTGAGGAGGAAAATGCTGCTGCTTGAAGGTAGTGACTTGCCCAGGGAGCCCagctacctgagccaaagataacCTGGATTGGCTCCAGAGCCTGTGGTCTCCCTTGCCCTGGGCTGATGGAGCCTTGAGAAGCTGGAAGTGGGCTGGTACTGGGGCTATATACAGagagccagggcccagggaggctCAGCTGGCCCCTGGCCTCTCCTCAGTCGGTGGCAGCCAGAACCTGCGCTTCTACTGGAAGGAGTTTGTGAATGAAGTAGACGTGTTGGTGTTCATGGTGGACTCGGCTGATCGGCTGCGGCTGCCCTGGGCCCGGCAGGAACTGCACAAGCTGCTGGACAAGGACCCTGACCTGCCTGTCGTCGTGGTGGCCAACAAGCAGGTGAGGGCCATAGGCAGCTGGCTTCGGCCAGTGGGGCTGGATCCGCTGATCCCTAGACAGGGGCAGGGAGCACAGGAGAGCGACTGAGGCCCAGGCCTGAGACCTGGAGCACTTGGCGGAGATACTGTCCCTTGCTCTTCTACCTGTGCCCTTCTCTCATCCCTgatctcttcctctgtctgcctTCCTCTTTGCTCTGTCACCCATCATCctggggaaatgagaaaaataatgattaagcATCTACCGTATGTCAAGTATGGTTTTGAATGACATTTCATATTATGCTTCTAATTGAACCTACCAGGCATGGgatactattcccattttacagattgggaatctgaagctcagagaggttttATAATCTCCCTAAGGTTGTACACCTTGAAAATAGTGGAACTGGGATGTCTGACTCCAAAACTTGTGCCTTTTCCACTCTTGCCACATCCTTCTGATCTTCTAAATCAGAGAGCTAAAGCTGGGAAGTGATAAGAAGCTAAGCAGATTGAAATAACTAtagtaaataacatttattataagTGTGCTTATAGTGTGCCAGGCTAAGCACCTGACAATCATTAACTCACTTAAATCCTACAAAACCCCATGATAGGCCTCATATTATCCCTCAGTGCCCAAAATTAAAACTGGTAGGTGGCAAagtcaggacttgaactcagCTATTCCTCAAAGATCCTGCTCTGAACCACGCTATACCCCTGGGCCTTTAGCTCAACAACTCTCAGCATAGACCTAAGACACCATTCTCAATACATACTAGGTAAAACCTTGTCACAGGACAGAGTTCACTGTCATTTTTCCCATGGCCTTGCACATGTCCCTGAGAGCTGTGGCACTTGTTTCTAACCTTGCTTGGAAAGATCTATACATCTTTTGACCCCAGTTTCCCCTGCCTATCAGAAAATCTTTGACAATCATTTATAAATACGTGACCATATGTCCTGGTCTGCCTGGGATGGTCCCCGCTTATGCCTGTTGTTCTggtataattattaatagtgcTCACTTTAAGTCTTAGAAGTACCCTGGTTTGAATGATTATATCGCCATTCTAATTATAAACTATAATGTATAGCAGTCTTGAATCTACAGGAGATAACACCTAAGGTTCTGGCATCACATGAATTGCTCCAAGAATTCTTTTAATTTGGGGTCAGGGTTGAAATTAAAATGTACCCTCATCAGCCATGCTCTATATATAGTGGCCTCTTTTTTGCCTTAGTATCTAGGAGTCTGGGGGAGGTGAAGCTCTTGTCTGGAAATGACCCTACTATAAGATCTCCTCACTACTGAGTTTATTTAGGAAACTGAGCTAGGATTCTGTAAGGGTTCCAGGCTTGGTCATCAGACCAACCTGAGTTTGAAACCTGGCTTTGCCACTTTGTCCTTAGCTAAATGACTTCACCTCCCTAagccagtttcctcatcagtCAAGTGTAGATTACGAGAATAAATCCAAGTGCCTCTTACAATGCCTGGCTTATAGGAAGTGCTGTTTCTTACAATGGCTGATGGTGGTATGAAAAGAAGGTTGGTACAGAGTCAGAGATGACGAAGAGAATTTAGACCAAGGGGCCCAGAGGCCACTTCTGGAAACTTAGACCCCAGTGTTCCCCAGGGTAGCCATAGAACAGTTCTTTTCATAGATGACAGTTTTGGTGCTGGGAAATTGTCAGCTGTGTTCCAACTGGCTTCTCCAtctcatcccaggacctgagtgAGGCCATGAGTATGGTGGAACTGCAACAGGAGCTGGGCCTGCAGGCTATCGATTCCCAGCGAGAGGTTTTCCTCTTGGCAGCCAGCATCGCCCCTGCAGGACCCGGCTTTGAAGACCCCGGCACCGTGCATATCTGGAGACTGCTCTTGGAGCTTCTCTCCTAGGCTGGCCCCCACCTGCTCACCACTCAACCCTGGAGACCCCAGTTCTGCTGCTCCGACTTCTCTACAACCAGCTTGGGCCTGAGGTGGGACCCATGTGGCAGCACTTCTGTCTTCCCACCCtccagagcagggcctgggcaaGGTCAAGAACCACACAGAAGCCTTCCCGGTGAGGTGGCCATGAGACTAAAGTTTGGGAAGGTCAGGGAGGCAGACAGCAGAAGAGCTTAGTGTCTGGCTCACTCCAGGCTGAAAGTGGATCCAACTTTCACCCCTGAAGGCACCCTCCTTCTCTGATGAGTATATTAAGGTGCTCCGCAGGCTCAGTTCTCCCCTCTGTAGTTTTGGTGATTGAGTATAGTGTCAGAAGTACACTCCCAGTAACTTCATGCCCCTCTCATACCAGCAGGTTCTGGGCAGTACACAATGAGCCTTGGCTCCAAGCTTGACCAGCTGGCTCAAGGCCTTGTGCTATCTTTGCCTCTCTGGCCCTGGGGCcctcattgttttgtttgtttggtttttggtttttaagattttatttattcatgagagacagagaggcagagacacaggcagagagggagaagcaggctccatgtagggagcctgatgtgggactcgatcccaggaccccgggatcacatggGGCCCTCATTCTTAAAGAGGTGGTCTCCATAGTTTTTTCTAACTTAGAGATACATTTTTCAGCCACGAAGGTAAGAAGTGCTAGGATGAACCTGAAGAACCTAGCAGGTTCTGGAACCTCCCTGCTTCTGCAAGCCAAGGCCTGCCTGCCAGACTATAAGTATCAAGTGGTATTCACTCctaatcagaaaaacaaaaggcttCCCCGCCTACCCATGCCCAATCTGGAGACAGAAGCTGCTGCTCTTGCCCTAACTGTGCCAATGTCCACGTTTACAGAAGTCTGGGGAAGGAGCCTGTGGCCCTGGGGAGAAGACTGTCAACTGGAGCTGGGTGTTGGCCTCAgaactgtattttaattatttatttatttatacgaGGAACAGACCAAAGTTTTAGGTTCTGTTTCTAGGTGCTGTTATCAAAACCCCAGATAATGGTCatgaaaatttgtgtttttgagGAAATAGCTGGAATTTTGAGACATGTGATAACCTTTACATGTAAGTGGGCACAAAGCTTTAGCTTTCCCACTGTAATCGGTCTTTACGTTGATCCACATGAACTGTATCTCCACCACTTGACCTAGTGTGTCAAAAGGACACAGCCCCCTTCCATGTAGATGGTGACTCCAGGAGAGGACATTTCAAGCGTGTAAATCCAGgtaaaaagaaatgggaattaGCAGATCAGCCGAAGGTACCTGAGGCT
The genomic region above belongs to Vulpes lagopus strain Blue_001 chromosome 3, ASM1834538v1, whole genome shotgun sequence and contains:
- the ARL10 gene encoding ADP-ribosylation factor-like protein 10 — its product is MAPRPLSPLVLALGGAAAVLGSVLFILWKAYFGRGRERRWDRGEAWWGAEPARLPEWDEWDPEDEEEEEPALEELEQREVLVLGLDGSGKSTFLRVLSGKPPLEGHIPTWGFNSARLPTKDFEVDLLEIGGSQNLRFYWKEFVNEVDVLVFMVDSADRLRLPWARQELHKLLDKDPDLPVVVVANKQDLSEAMSMVELQQELGLQAIDSQREVFLLAASIAPAGPGFEDPGTVHIWRLLLELLS